A region from the Pseudomonas sp. P8_229 genome encodes:
- the mltG gene encoding endolytic transglycosylase MltG yields the protein MRRKLLLLLETGLVLAGLLMGTSAWKIHSALEQPLNITQEELLDVPKGSTPTRTFLELETDGVIKDAFWLRIYWRFNLAGTPIHSGEYRMQPGMTVNGLIDLWKRGEVVQYSLTLVEGWNFHQVRAALAKDEKIEQTLKGMSDSDVMEKIGHRGLFPEGRFFPDTYRFVRGVSDVELLKKAFDRLDEVLAKEWENRSADAPYSEPYQALIMASLVEKETGVPQERGQIAGVFVRRMALGMQLQTDPTVIYGLGDRYTGKLTRAHLKEPTPYNTYVIPGLPPTPIAMVGREAIHAALNPVEGNSLYFVARGDGSHVFSDDLDAHNSAVREFQLKRRADYRSSPAPANAPAAPATATEEAIPAASPDTAPESLPQVPPQDPAPAPVPAAEPGAAAPQNAQ from the coding sequence GTGAGACGTAAACTCTTGCTGCTGCTGGAAACCGGACTGGTTCTGGCAGGGCTGCTGATGGGCACCAGCGCCTGGAAAATTCATTCGGCGCTGGAACAGCCCCTGAACATCACGCAGGAAGAACTGCTGGATGTGCCGAAGGGCTCGACGCCGACCCGTACCTTCCTTGAACTCGAAACCGATGGGGTCATCAAGGACGCCTTCTGGTTGCGTATCTATTGGCGCTTCAATCTGGCCGGTACGCCGATCCATAGTGGCGAATACCGCATGCAGCCGGGCATGACCGTCAACGGTCTGATCGACCTGTGGAAGCGTGGCGAAGTGGTGCAGTACAGCCTGACGCTGGTCGAGGGCTGGAACTTCCATCAGGTCCGCGCCGCCCTGGCAAAAGATGAAAAGATCGAGCAGACCCTCAAGGGCATGAGCGACAGCGACGTGATGGAGAAAATCGGCCATCGCGGACTGTTCCCGGAAGGTCGTTTCTTTCCGGACACCTACCGCTTCGTGCGCGGAGTCTCCGACGTCGAATTGCTGAAGAAAGCCTTCGATCGCCTGGACGAGGTGTTGGCCAAGGAGTGGGAAAATCGCTCGGCCGACGCGCCGTACAGCGAGCCTTATCAGGCGCTGATCATGGCCTCGCTGGTGGAGAAGGAAACCGGCGTTCCACAGGAGCGCGGGCAGATTGCTGGCGTGTTCGTGCGCCGTATGGCGCTGGGCATGCAGTTGCAGACCGATCCGACCGTGATCTATGGCCTGGGCGATCGCTACACCGGCAAATTGACTCGCGCGCATCTCAAAGAGCCTACGCCGTATAACACTTATGTGATTCCCGGATTGCCGCCGACGCCGATTGCCATGGTCGGCCGCGAGGCGATTCATGCCGCGCTCAATCCGGTGGAAGGCAACAGCCTGTATTTCGTCGCCCGTGGCGACGGTAGCCATGTGTTCTCCGATGACCTGGATGCGCACAACAGTGCGGTGCGTGAGTTCCAGCTCAAGCGCCGTGCCGATTACCGCTCCAGCCCGGCGCCGGCGAATGCGCCGGCCGCTCCGGCCACGGCCACCGAAGAAGCGATCCCCGCAGCGTCCCCCGACACCGCGCCGGAATCGCTGCCGCAGGTTCCGCCTCAGGATCCTGCGCCAGCCCCGGTGCCTGCTGCCGAGCCTGGCGCGGCAGCACCGCAGAACGCGCAATGA
- the tmk gene encoding dTMP kinase: protein MTGLFITLEGPEGAGKSTNREYLAERLRAQGIEVVLTREPGGTPLAERIRDVLLAPADEVMNPDTELLLVFAARAQHLAEVIRPALARGAVVLCDRFTDSTYAYQGGGRGLSLERIAALETFVQGDLRPDLTLIFDLPVEIGLARASARGRLDRFELEGRAFFEAVRNAFLKRAEADPARYVRIDAGQPLAKVQQSLDTLLPNLLELARG, encoded by the coding sequence GTGACTGGCTTGTTTATTACCCTGGAAGGCCCGGAAGGCGCCGGCAAGAGCACCAACCGCGAGTACCTCGCCGAGCGTCTGCGCGCGCAAGGTATCGAAGTGGTGCTGACCCGCGAACCCGGCGGCACGCCGCTGGCCGAGCGCATTCGCGATGTGTTGCTGGCCCCGGCCGACGAAGTCATGAACCCCGACACCGAGTTGTTGCTGGTGTTCGCCGCCCGTGCCCAGCATCTGGCCGAGGTGATTCGCCCGGCACTGGCCCGTGGCGCGGTGGTGCTGTGCGATCGGTTTACCGACTCGACGTATGCCTATCAGGGCGGCGGTCGCGGTTTGTCGCTGGAGCGCATCGCTGCGCTGGAGACGTTCGTTCAGGGCGACCTGCGCCCGGACCTGACGCTGATTTTCGATCTGCCGGTGGAAATCGGTCTGGCCCGCGCCAGTGCTCGTGGACGGCTGGATCGTTTCGAGCTGGAAGGCCGGGCGTTCTTCGAGGCGGTGCGCAATGCGTTTCTGAAACGCGCTGAAGCCGATCCTGCGCGTTATGTGCGTATCGACGCCGGCCAGCCGTTGGCCAAAGTTCAACAATCGCTGGATACCTTGCTGCCGAATTTGCTGGAGCTGGCCCGTGGCTGA
- a CDS encoding PilZ domain-containing protein, translating to MNEPMSPGPRNGILSLTIKDKSVLYAAYMPFIKNGGLFIPTNKSYKLGDEVFMLLNLMDEAEKIPVAGKVAWITPKGAQGNRAAGVGVQFNEGDNTARSRIETHLAGALKSDRPTHTM from the coding sequence ATGAATGAACCCATGAGCCCGGGGCCGCGCAACGGCATCCTGTCCCTGACCATCAAGGACAAGTCGGTGCTGTACGCTGCCTATATGCCGTTCATCAAGAACGGTGGCCTGTTCATCCCGACCAACAAAAGCTACAAGTTGGGCGATGAGGTGTTCATGCTGCTCAATCTGATGGACGAGGCGGAGAAGATTCCGGTGGCCGGCAAGGTCGCCTGGATCACCCCCAAGGGCGCGCAGGGCAATCGTGCCGCCGGAGTCGGCGTGCAATTCAATGAAGGCGACAACACCGCCCGCAGTCGCATCGAAACCCATCTGGCCGGAGCCCTGAAGTCCGACCGTCCCACTCATACGATGTAA
- the pabC gene encoding aminodeoxychorismate lyase: protein MDSWVDGQPADALSLKDRGLAYGDGLFETIAVQGGQPILLDRHLMRLADGCARLAIATDIELVRQELLSYAAAMGEGVLKLILTRGDGLRGYAADPAAPGRRILQGNPPAVYPAVHGEQGIRLFPCVTRLSNQPLLAGLKHLNRLEQVLARAEWRDSEHAEGLMLDQVGRVIEGVFSNLFLVRDGVLITPDLKRCGVAGVMRAEILFQAESLAIPTQITDISLEQLQWADEVFICNSVYGVWPVRAYAALSWPVGPLTRKLQTISRALLDA, encoded by the coding sequence ATGGACAGCTGGGTCGACGGTCAGCCGGCTGACGCTCTGTCGCTGAAAGATCGCGGCCTGGCTTACGGCGATGGGCTGTTCGAGACCATCGCCGTGCAGGGCGGCCAGCCCATCTTGCTGGACCGTCACCTGATGCGTTTGGCCGATGGCTGCGCGCGCCTGGCCATCGCGACTGATATCGAGCTGGTTCGCCAAGAGCTGCTGAGCTATGCGGCAGCGATGGGCGAGGGTGTGCTCAAGCTCATTCTCACCCGGGGTGACGGCTTGCGTGGCTACGCGGCTGATCCAGCGGCGCCGGGCCGACGCATTCTGCAAGGCAATCCTCCTGCGGTTTATCCTGCCGTGCATGGCGAGCAAGGCATACGCCTGTTTCCCTGTGTCACACGGCTGTCGAACCAGCCATTGCTGGCCGGGCTCAAGCATCTGAATCGTCTGGAGCAAGTGCTCGCCCGTGCCGAATGGCGCGACAGCGAACATGCCGAAGGCTTGATGCTCGATCAGGTTGGACGTGTCATCGAAGGCGTGTTCAGCAACCTGTTTCTGGTGCGCGACGGCGTGCTGATTACCCCGGATCTGAAGCGCTGTGGCGTGGCCGGTGTGATGCGTGCTGAAATATTGTTTCAGGCCGAGTCATTGGCCATCCCCACTCAAATCACCGACATCAGCCTCGAACAGCTGCAATGGGCTGATGAAGTCTTTATTTGCAACAGCGTGTATGGCGTCTGGCCGGTACGCGCCTACGCTGCGCTGAGCTGGCCGGTTGGCCCGCTCACCCGTAAACTGCAAACCATTTCCCGCGCCCTACTGGATGCCTGA
- a CDS encoding TatD family hydrolase codes for MLVDSHCHLDRLDLAAHDGSLDAALDAARQRGVGHFLCIGVSADNAADVKALAERYADVDCSVGVHPLDVQPGAAPALDWLLHELNHPKVVAIGETGLDYHYEPQAAQLQQESFRLHLQAGQQTGKPVIIHTRGARADTLELLREAALPQAGVLHCFTEDWDMAKVALDMGYYISLSGIVTFRNADALRDVASKVPADRLLVETDSPYLAPIPYRGKPNLPQYVREVAEFLAMLRGESYERFAEQTTENFKRLFPLASVKSA; via the coding sequence ATGCTCGTAGATTCCCATTGTCACCTTGATCGCCTCGACCTCGCCGCCCATGACGGCTCGCTGGATGCTGCACTCGATGCCGCCCGCCAGCGTGGGGTAGGGCACTTCCTGTGTATCGGCGTCAGCGCCGACAACGCCGCTGATGTCAAAGCCCTCGCCGAGCGCTATGCCGACGTCGATTGCTCGGTCGGCGTGCATCCGCTGGATGTGCAACCGGGCGCGGCGCCCGCGCTGGATTGGTTGCTGCACGAACTCAATCATCCGAAAGTGGTGGCGATCGGCGAAACCGGCCTGGATTACCACTACGAGCCGCAAGCCGCCCAATTGCAGCAGGAATCCTTCCGTCTGCACCTGCAAGCCGGCCAGCAGACCGGCAAACCGGTGATCATCCATACCCGTGGCGCCCGCGCCGATACCCTGGAACTGCTGCGCGAGGCTGCGCTGCCCCAGGCCGGTGTGCTGCATTGCTTCACCGAAGACTGGGACATGGCCAAGGTCGCGCTGGACATGGGCTATTACATCTCCCTGTCGGGCATCGTCACCTTCCGCAACGCCGACGCCTTGCGTGATGTGGCAAGCAAAGTACCGGCCGACCGGTTGCTGGTGGAGACCGATTCGCCCTACCTGGCGCCGATCCCTTATCGGGGCAAGCCGAACCTGCCGCAGTACGTGCGTGAAGTGGCGGAGTTCCTGGCGATGTTGCGCGGGGAAAGCTACGAGCGATTCGCCGAGCAGACCACAGAAAACTTCAAGCGGTTGTTCCCGCTGGCGAGTGTTAAATCTGCTTGA
- a CDS encoding DNA polymerase III subunit delta', with translation MAEAYPWQDSLWQQLAGRSQHAHAYLLHGPAGIGKRALAERLMASLLCQRPTPEACGECKSCLLLKAGSHPDNYILEPEEADKAIKVDQVRDLVSFVVQTAQLGGRKVVLIEPVESMNINAANALLKSLEEPSGNTVLLLVSHQPSRLLPTIKSRCVQQACPLPSETVSLQWLAQALPECSAEERIELLTLAAGSPLAAVSLQAQGVREQRAQVVEGVKKLLKQQQSPTQLAEEWKNIPMLRLFDWFCDWSSLILRYQLTQDESGLGLTDMRKVVQYLAQKSAQGKVLDIQDWILAQRQKVLSKANLNPALLLEALLVQWVSLPGQR, from the coding sequence GTGGCTGAGGCCTATCCATGGCAAGACAGCCTCTGGCAGCAGTTGGCCGGACGTAGTCAGCACGCCCACGCGTATCTGCTGCACGGCCCGGCCGGGATTGGCAAGCGTGCGTTGGCCGAGCGGCTGATGGCCAGCCTGCTGTGTCAGCGCCCGACGCCCGAGGCCTGCGGCGAGTGCAAATCCTGCCTGTTGCTCAAGGCCGGCAGTCACCCGGACAACTACATCCTTGAGCCGGAAGAAGCCGACAAGGCGATCAAGGTCGATCAGGTCCGTGATCTGGTCAGTTTCGTGGTGCAGACCGCGCAGTTGGGCGGGCGCAAGGTGGTACTGATCGAACCGGTGGAGTCGATGAACATCAACGCCGCCAACGCCTTGCTCAAGAGCCTCGAAGAGCCTTCGGGCAATACCGTGCTGTTGCTGGTCAGCCACCAGCCGAGCCGTTTGTTGCCGACGATCAAGAGCCGCTGCGTGCAGCAGGCATGCCCGTTGCCGAGTGAGACGGTGAGCCTGCAATGGCTGGCACAGGCGCTGCCGGAGTGCTCAGCAGAGGAGCGTATCGAGCTGCTGACGCTGGCGGCCGGTTCGCCACTGGCGGCGGTCAGCCTGCAGGCCCAGGGCGTGCGCGAACAGCGTGCGCAGGTGGTCGAAGGGGTGAAAAAGCTGCTCAAGCAACAGCAGTCGCCGACGCAACTGGCCGAGGAATGGAAAAACATCCCGATGCTGCGTTTGTTCGACTGGTTCTGCGACTGGTCGAGCCTGATCCTGCGTTATCAACTGACTCAGGATGAAAGCGGCCTCGGTCTGACGGACATGCGCAAAGTGGTGCAGTACCTGGCGCAGAAAAGCGCGCAGGGCAAAGTCCTCGATATTCAGGACTGGATTCTCGCTCAGCGGCAGAAAGTCCTGAGCAAAGCCAACCTCAATCCAGCCTTGCTGCTGGAAGCGTTGTTGGTGCAATGGGTGAGTTTGCCGGGCCAACGGTAA